The following are encoded together in the Streptomyces asoensis genome:
- a CDS encoding sigma-70 family RNA polymerase sigma factor, translated as MSNSTATTTGIDVALEKHRTELTGYCYRMLGSSFEAEDAVQDTLVRAWRSYGKFEGRSSLRSWLYRIATNVCLDMLTAGNKRARPMDLSEPTPLARAALSPRPDHTWLEPMPDARVLPTVEDPAEAAVAKESVRLAFMAALQQLPPKQRAVLILREVLAWKASEVAELLDTSVASVNSALQRARATLSEREASGADAAVSDPLDEEQQKLLERYVAAFEGYDMAALTALLHEDAVMTMPPFDLWLTGHEDITGFMTTLGSACEGSRLLPVQVNGLPGFAQYKPDPDRGGFTPWAIQVLEISAGRLTGFHFYLDTQRWFPLFGLPLHLEAESDEVEQGA; from the coding sequence ATGAGCAACAGCACGGCGACGACGACCGGGATCGACGTCGCACTGGAGAAGCACCGGACCGAGCTGACCGGCTACTGCTACCGGATGCTCGGCTCCTCCTTCGAGGCCGAGGACGCGGTGCAGGACACCCTGGTCCGCGCCTGGCGCAGCTACGGGAAGTTCGAGGGCCGCTCCAGTCTGCGTTCCTGGCTGTACCGCATCGCGACCAACGTCTGCCTGGACATGCTGACGGCCGGCAACAAGCGGGCCCGGCCGATGGACCTCTCCGAACCGACCCCGCTCGCCCGCGCGGCCCTCTCGCCCCGCCCCGACCACACCTGGCTGGAGCCCATGCCCGACGCCCGTGTGCTGCCGACGGTGGAGGACCCGGCCGAGGCGGCGGTGGCCAAGGAGTCGGTGCGTCTCGCGTTCATGGCCGCGTTGCAGCAGCTCCCGCCGAAGCAGCGGGCGGTGCTGATCCTGCGGGAGGTGCTGGCGTGGAAGGCGAGCGAGGTCGCCGAGCTGCTCGACACCTCGGTCGCCTCGGTCAACAGCGCGCTCCAGCGGGCGCGGGCGACGCTCTCGGAGCGGGAGGCCTCCGGCGCGGACGCGGCGGTGTCCGACCCGCTCGACGAGGAGCAGCAGAAACTGCTCGAACGCTACGTGGCCGCCTTCGAGGGCTACGACATGGCGGCGCTGACGGCCCTCCTCCACGAGGACGCCGTGATGACGATGCCGCCGTTCGACCTGTGGCTGACCGGGCACGAGGACATCACGGGCTTCATGACCACGCTCGGCTCCGCCTGCGAGGGCTCGCGGCTGCTGCCCGTCCAGGTCAACGGTCTGCCGGGCTTCGCCCAGTACAAGCCGGACCCGGACCGGGGCGGGTTCACCCCGTGGGCGATCCAGGTCCTGGAGATCTCAGCGGGCCGTCTCACCGGGTTCCACTTCTACCTCGACACCCAGCGGTGGTTCCCGCTCTTCGGCCTGCCCCTCCACCTCGAAGCGGAGTCCGACGAGGTCGAGCAGGGCGCGTAG
- a CDS encoding MFS transporter, which yields MSPASTGASTLVGAASPAAPSSDSRLAPGGPGYRRMSFALFLAGVATFALLYSTQALLPLISDDFGVAAGRASWTVAAATGGLALFVLPMSALSERYGRRTVMTASLGVAVGVGVLVPFAPSLGALIALRAVQGAALAGLPASATAYLAEEVRPKALVTAIGLFVAGNSVGGMSGRVITGWVAQEWGWRVAVGVIGALAVACAIAFRLLLPAPRHFRAGSLAPRVLIGTVRGHLADPLLRRLYAIGALFMTVFGGVYTVIGYRLTEAPFSLPQGIVGSIFLVYLVGTVSASTAGRLVGRLGRRGALYLAGGTTAAGLLLSLADSLVPVLLGLVLITAGFFAGHAVASSAVSRTATTGRAQASALYQSAYYIGSSTGSTVGALAFHSGGWAGTVGVGVLAVLGVVTITVSGSRAARRQALVPAH from the coding sequence ATGTCTCCCGCCAGTACCGGGGCGTCCACGCTCGTGGGCGCCGCGTCCCCCGCTGCCCCGTCCTCCGACTCCCGCCTCGCCCCCGGTGGCCCCGGCTACCGCCGGATGAGCTTCGCGCTCTTCCTCGCCGGCGTGGCGACCTTTGCCCTGCTGTACTCCACGCAGGCGCTGCTGCCCCTGATCTCGGACGACTTCGGGGTCGCGGCGGGACGGGCGAGCTGGACGGTGGCGGCGGCGACCGGTGGACTGGCGCTGTTCGTGCTCCCGATGAGCGCCCTGTCGGAGCGTTACGGCCGCCGTACGGTGATGACGGCCTCGCTCGGTGTCGCGGTCGGCGTCGGCGTGCTGGTCCCCTTCGCGCCCTCCCTGGGCGCGCTGATCGCGCTGCGGGCGGTGCAGGGCGCGGCGCTGGCCGGCCTTCCGGCGTCGGCGACCGCCTACCTGGCCGAGGAGGTCAGGCCGAAGGCGCTCGTCACGGCGATCGGCCTGTTCGTGGCGGGCAACAGCGTCGGCGGGATGAGCGGCCGGGTCATCACCGGCTGGGTCGCCCAGGAGTGGGGCTGGCGGGTGGCCGTCGGGGTGATCGGGGCCCTCGCGGTGGCCTGCGCGATCGCCTTCCGGCTGCTGCTTCCGGCGCCCCGGCACTTCCGGGCGGGTTCCCTGGCGCCGCGGGTGCTGATCGGCACGGTCCGCGGGCACCTCGCCGACCCGCTGCTGCGCCGCCTGTACGCGATCGGCGCGCTGTTCATGACCGTCTTCGGCGGGGTGTACACGGTGATCGGCTACCGGCTGACGGAGGCGCCCTTCTCCCTCCCGCAGGGCATCGTCGGCTCGATCTTCCTGGTGTACCTGGTGGGCACGGTGTCGGCGTCGACGGCGGGCCGGCTGGTCGGCCGCCTCGGCCGGCGCGGAGCGCTGTACCTGGCGGGCGGCACCACAGCCGCCGGACTGCTGCTGTCCCTCGCGGACTCGCTGGTCCCGGTCCTGCTGGGCCTGGTCCTGATCACGGCGGGCTTCTTCGCGGGGCACGCGGTGGCGTCCTCCGCGGTCAGCAGGACGGCGACGACCGGCCGCGCGCAGGCGTCCGCGCTCTACCAGTCCGCGTACTACATCGGCTCCAGCACCGGTTCCACGGTCGGCGCGCTGGCCTTCCACTCGGGCGGCTGGGCGGGCACGGTCGGCGTGGGCGTGCTGGCTGTCCTGGGCGTCGTGACGATCACGGTGTCCGGATCACGGGCGGCCCGTCGCCAGGCGCTGGTCCCGGCGCACTGA
- a CDS encoding LysR family transcriptional regulator has protein sequence MVHQQRSRSRLSPSGDTEDMTDPAVMSRVLAPRLAYFAGVARTEHVTRAAQEMQVPQSTLSRAMVRLEQDLGVDLFARHGRTVSLTPAGRTFLVSVERALGEIGRAAEEVRADADPATGKVAFGFLHTMGAETVPGLIHAFRADHPRVRFSLVQNYGEAMLERLRAGELDLCLTSPVPDAPDLVGRRLDEQRLRLVVPADHRLAARRRVRLAEAAEETFVTLEPGYGLRRITDDLCQEAGFRPRIAFEGEEAETLRGLVAAGLGVALLPPPAVARPGVAELTVTAPRAVREIGVAWLDGHPDTPPVAAFKKFLLSRRGALLPH, from the coding sequence ATGGTGCATCAGCAGAGGTCACGAAGTCGCCTGTCACCGTCCGGTGACACAGAAGACATGACGGACCCGGCGGTGATGTCGCGCGTGCTGGCTCCCCGGCTCGCGTACTTCGCCGGGGTCGCCCGTACCGAGCACGTCACGCGGGCCGCGCAGGAGATGCAGGTGCCGCAGTCGACGCTGTCGCGGGCCATGGTCCGTCTCGAACAGGACCTGGGGGTGGACTTGTTCGCCCGCCACGGCCGCACGGTCTCGCTCACCCCCGCCGGGCGCACCTTCCTCGTCTCCGTCGAGCGTGCCCTCGGGGAGATCGGACGGGCCGCGGAGGAGGTCCGCGCGGACGCCGACCCGGCCACCGGCAAGGTCGCGTTCGGGTTCCTGCACACCATGGGCGCCGAGACCGTCCCCGGACTGATCCACGCGTTCCGCGCCGATCACCCGCGGGTCCGCTTCAGCCTGGTCCAGAACTACGGCGAGGCGATGCTCGAACGGCTGCGGGCGGGGGAGCTGGACCTCTGCCTGACCTCCCCGGTGCCCGACGCGCCGGACCTCGTGGGCCGCCGTCTCGACGAACAGCGACTGCGGCTGGTGGTCCCGGCGGACCACCGTCTCGCGGCGCGCCGGCGGGTCCGCCTCGCCGAGGCCGCCGAGGAGACCTTCGTGACCCTGGAACCCGGCTACGGCCTGCGCCGCATCACCGACGACCTGTGCCAGGAGGCCGGGTTCCGCCCGCGGATCGCCTTCGAGGGCGAGGAGGCGGAGACCTTGCGCGGGCTGGTGGCGGCGGGTCTCGGCGTGGCCCTGCTGCCGCCGCCCGCCGTGGCCCGCCCGGGCGTGGCGGAGCTGACGGTCACGGCCCCCCGCGCGGTCCGCGAGATCGGCGTGGCCTGGCTGGACGGCCATCCGGACACCCCGCCGGTCGCGGCCTTCAAGAAGTTCCTGCTGTCGAGGAGGGGCGCCCTGCTGCCGCACTGA
- a CDS encoding alpha/beta fold hydrolase, with protein sequence MAQDVTPARTVRLGRAPGPAPTAVSGVVLLLPGGEEVSSRRPSAVWTDGSVRGLGRRLARAGREEGLALHTVRYRYRGWNGSEAHLAADAVWAADEAVRRYGDVPVCLAGVDMGARAALRAAGHEAVNSVLAIAPWLPEEDMAAAPEPVKQLAGRRVLIVHGTKDERCDPELSFRLASRAKKANRDVCRFEVHSDGHGLHQYRSEVLALAEDFVMGALYGRAISRPLEDALAAPPPLGLRMPLAAGFGTSLRRRARP encoded by the coding sequence ATGGCACAGGATGTGACGCCGGCCCGCACGGTCCGGCTGGGGAGGGCGCCCGGCCCGGCGCCGACGGCGGTGAGCGGGGTCGTGCTGCTGCTCCCTGGCGGCGAGGAGGTCTCCAGCCGCAGACCTTCCGCCGTGTGGACGGACGGCTCCGTGCGGGGTCTGGGGCGCAGGCTCGCCCGGGCGGGACGCGAGGAGGGACTCGCCCTCCACACCGTGCGCTACCGCTACCGGGGCTGGAACGGCAGCGAGGCGCACCTCGCGGCCGACGCGGTCTGGGCGGCCGACGAGGCCGTACGGCGGTACGGGGACGTTCCCGTGTGCCTGGCCGGCGTCGACATGGGCGCGCGGGCCGCGCTGCGGGCGGCCGGTCACGAGGCCGTCAACTCCGTGCTGGCGATCGCTCCCTGGCTCCCCGAGGAGGACATGGCCGCCGCACCCGAACCGGTGAAGCAGCTGGCGGGGCGGCGGGTGCTGATCGTGCACGGCACGAAGGACGAGCGGTGCGACCCCGAGCTGTCGTTCCGGCTCGCGTCGCGCGCCAAGAAGGCGAACCGGGACGTGTGCCGGTTCGAGGTGCACTCCGACGGTCACGGGCTGCACCAGTACCGTAGCGAAGTCCTCGCGCTGGCCGAGGACTTCGTCATGGGCGCGCTGTACGGACGGGCGATCTCGCGCCCCCTGGAGGACGCCCTGGCCGCCCCGCCGCCGCTCGGCCTGCGCATGCCGCTGGCCGCAGGCTTCGGCACGTCGTTACGGCGCCGGGCCCGGCCCTGA
- a CDS encoding adenosine deaminase gives MTSQSTHAGITPSSDQIRRAPKVLLHDHLDGGLRPGTIVDLARRAGYDRLPETDPDKLGLWFREAADSGSLERYLETFSHTVGVMQTRDALVRVARECAEDLAEDGVVYAEVRYAPEQHLEGGLNLEEVVEAVNEGFREGERAARDNGHRIRVGALLTAMRHAARALEIAELANRHRDLGVVGFDIAGAEAGFPPTRHLDAFEYLKRENNHFTIHAGEAFGLPSIWQALQWCGADRLGHGVRIIDDIEVAADGNVKLGRLASYVRDKRVPLELCPSSNLQTGAAASYAEHPIGLLRRLHFRATVNTDNRLMSGTSMSREFEHLVDAFGYTLDDLQWFSVNAMKSAFIPFDERLAMINDVIKPGYSELKSEWLFQ, from the coding sequence ATGACGAGCCAGAGCACCCACGCGGGCATCACCCCGAGCTCGGACCAGATCCGGCGGGCACCCAAGGTTCTGCTGCACGACCATCTCGACGGCGGGCTGCGCCCCGGCACGATCGTCGACCTCGCCCGGCGCGCGGGATACGACCGGCTCCCCGAGACCGACCCGGACAAGCTCGGCCTCTGGTTCCGGGAGGCCGCCGACTCCGGTTCGCTGGAAAGGTACTTGGAGACCTTCTCGCACACCGTCGGCGTGATGCAGACCCGCGACGCGCTCGTCCGGGTGGCCCGCGAGTGCGCCGAGGACCTCGCCGAGGACGGTGTCGTCTACGCCGAGGTGCGCTACGCGCCCGAGCAGCACCTCGAAGGAGGGCTGAACCTCGAAGAGGTCGTCGAGGCCGTCAACGAGGGCTTCCGGGAAGGCGAACGGGCCGCCCGGGACAACGGTCACCGCATCCGTGTCGGCGCGCTGCTGACCGCCATGCGGCACGCGGCCCGCGCCCTGGAGATCGCCGAACTCGCCAACCGCCACCGGGATCTCGGGGTCGTGGGCTTCGACATCGCGGGCGCCGAGGCCGGCTTCCCGCCCACCCGGCACCTGGACGCCTTCGAGTACCTCAAGCGCGAGAACAACCACTTCACCATCCACGCCGGCGAGGCGTTCGGGCTGCCGTCCATCTGGCAGGCGCTCCAGTGGTGCGGCGCCGACCGGCTCGGCCACGGCGTGCGCATCATCGACGACATCGAGGTCGCCGCCGACGGGAACGTGAAGCTCGGCCGGCTCGCCTCCTACGTCCGGGACAAGCGCGTCCCGCTGGAGCTGTGCCCCAGCTCCAACCTCCAGACGGGGGCGGCCGCCTCCTACGCGGAGCACCCCATCGGGCTGCTGCGCCGGCTCCACTTCCGGGCGACCGTCAACACGGACAACCGTCTGATGTCCGGCACCAGCATGAGCCGGGAATTCGAGCACCTTGTCGACGCATTCGGTTATACGCTCGACGATCTCCAGTGGTTCTCTGTCAATGCTATGAAGTCAGCATTCATTCCTTTCGATGAACGACTCGCCATGATCAATGACGTGATCAAGCCCGGATATTCCGAGCTGAAGTCCGAATGGCTGTTCCAGTAG
- a CDS encoding ATP-binding protein has product MKQSAAKTLGVAALGAAFAAVGAGAANAAPAVPDTAQALDGITKTLPAENVAKALPGAGEALSQAQPALGAGLTAVQPVAGKLLAGGPTAPVAGLLGGLPLKGLPTHGLPVNGLPLG; this is encoded by the coding sequence ATGAAGCAGTCTGCTGCCAAGACCCTCGGTGTCGCCGCTCTCGGTGCCGCCTTCGCCGCCGTCGGCGCGGGTGCCGCGAACGCCGCCCCCGCCGTCCCGGACACCGCCCAGGCCCTGGACGGCATCACGAAGACGCTGCCCGCGGAGAACGTGGCCAAGGCGCTCCCCGGTGCCGGTGAGGCGCTGTCGCAGGCCCAGCCGGCGCTCGGCGCGGGTCTGACCGCCGTCCAGCCGGTCGCCGGGAAGCTGCTCGCCGGGGGGCCGACCGCCCCCGTGGCCGGTCTGCTCGGCGGTCTGCCGCTGAAGGGCCTGCCCACGCACGGTCTGCCGGTGAACGGCCTCCCCCTGGGCTGA
- a CDS encoding PspC domain-containing protein, which yields MSSLARPTHGRMIGGVCAALARRFGTSATTMRVIFLLSCLLPGPQFLLYIALWVLLPSEDKAARTAW from the coding sequence ATGTCCAGCCTCGCCCGCCCCACCCATGGCCGCATGATCGGCGGAGTGTGCGCCGCGCTGGCCCGGCGCTTCGGCACCTCCGCCACCACGATGCGCGTGATCTTCCTGCTCTCCTGTCTGCTGCCCGGCCCGCAGTTCCTGCTCTACATAGCGCTGTGGGTCCTGCTCCCCTCCGAGGACAAGGCGGCGCGCACCGCCTGGTGA
- a CDS encoding VanZ family protein yields MQRQGSIGGSAAIRIRATGILLLAAHLVFVAWVALRPLNVPWVVPANLHLFDGIRADLRLGWPEATRRIGEGMGLLAPLGFLLPLVHGRLRVSRLASLVRTVTAGALLSLGIELLQTGVPGQVVDVDSLLLNTVGVALAHVAVVPPVRAWLRRRAEHREPSAVRQEEAAQGPTPRITRVGVAP; encoded by the coding sequence GTGCAGCGTCAAGGCTCCATCGGCGGCAGCGCCGCGATCCGCATCCGCGCGACCGGGATTCTCCTCCTGGCCGCCCACCTCGTGTTCGTCGCCTGGGTCGCGCTGCGCCCGCTGAACGTCCCCTGGGTGGTGCCGGCCAACCTCCATCTGTTCGACGGGATCCGGGCCGACCTGAGACTGGGCTGGCCCGAGGCGACCCGGCGGATCGGCGAGGGGATGGGGCTGCTGGCCCCGCTGGGTTTCCTGCTGCCGCTGGTGCACGGCAGGCTCCGGGTGTCGCGGCTCGCCTCCCTGGTCCGTACGGTCACGGCGGGCGCCCTGCTGTCGCTGGGCATAGAGCTGCTCCAGACCGGGGTGCCCGGTCAGGTCGTGGACGTCGACTCGCTGCTGCTGAACACGGTCGGCGTGGCGCTCGCGCATGTCGCCGTGGTGCCGCCGGTGCGGGCCTGGCTGCGCCGCAGGGCAGAGCACCGGGAGCCGTCGGCGGTCCGCCAGGAGGAAGCCGCTCAGGGTCCGACCCCGAGGATTACCAGGGTCGGGGTCGCACCGTAG
- a CDS encoding sensor histidine kinase, whose product MTQPQGGLRGWSAARRGRLSRLRLTSLRLRLVVVFGAVALTAAVSASGIAYWLNREAVLTRTQGAVLRDFEQEMQNRAGSLPEHPSQDELQHTAGQMANSSQRFSVLLVGEDADGKTVFGNSGGLNGFALEDVPESLRTAVNRQQDVTDGNKSPYHLYWQRVVTHGTPYLVAGTKVIGGGPTGYMRKSLEPEAKDLNSLAWSLGIATGLALIGAALLAQAAGTTVLKPVHRLGVAARELGEGRFDTRLQVSGTDELADLSRTFNRAAESLEKRVADMAARDDASRRFVADMSHELRTPLTAITAVTEVLEEELDAESGSIDPMIEPAVRLVVSETRRLNNLVENLMEVTRFDAGTARLVLDDVDVADQITHCIDARAWLDAVDLDAERGIHALLDPRRLDVILANLIGNALKHGGSPVRVSVSAADDAVVISVRDHGPGIPEEVLPHVFDRFYKASASRPRSEGSGLGLSIALENAHIHGGEITAANSPEGGAVFTLRLPRGVLEEPDQDGEEADGTVRSVPSGRPAQPGPSAQPVQSVQSGKDKGEVS is encoded by the coding sequence GTGACACAGCCGCAAGGGGGGCTCCGCGGCTGGTCCGCCGCGCGCAGAGGAAGACTGTCGCGGCTGCGTCTGACCAGCCTGCGGCTGCGGCTCGTCGTCGTGTTCGGGGCGGTGGCGCTGACCGCCGCCGTCTCCGCGTCCGGCATCGCCTACTGGCTCAACCGCGAGGCGGTGCTGACGCGTACCCAGGGCGCGGTGCTGCGGGACTTCGAGCAGGAGATGCAGAACCGGGCCGGTTCCCTGCCCGAGCACCCCTCCCAGGACGAGCTCCAGCACACCGCGGGGCAGATGGCCAACAGCAGCCAGCGCTTCAGCGTGCTGCTGGTCGGCGAGGACGCGGACGGCAAGACCGTCTTCGGCAATTCGGGCGGCCTGAACGGCTTCGCGCTGGAGGACGTGCCCGAGTCGCTGCGCACGGCGGTGAACCGGCAGCAGGACGTCACGGACGGCAACAAGTCGCCCTACCACCTGTACTGGCAGCGGGTGGTGACCCACGGGACGCCGTACCTGGTCGCCGGGACGAAGGTGATCGGGGGCGGGCCGACCGGGTACATGCGCAAGTCGCTGGAGCCGGAGGCCAAGGACCTCAACTCGCTCGCCTGGTCGCTGGGGATCGCCACCGGCCTCGCGCTGATCGGCGCCGCGCTGCTCGCGCAGGCCGCCGGGACGACCGTGCTGAAGCCGGTGCACCGGCTGGGCGTGGCGGCGCGGGAACTCGGCGAGGGCCGCTTCGACACCCGGTTGCAGGTGTCGGGGACGGACGAACTCGCCGATCTGTCACGGACCTTCAACCGGGCGGCCGAGTCCCTGGAGAAGCGGGTCGCCGACATGGCCGCGCGGGACGACGCCTCGCGCCGTTTCGTCGCCGACATGTCGCACGAGCTGCGTACGCCGCTGACCGCCATCACCGCCGTCACGGAGGTGCTGGAGGAGGAGCTGGACGCCGAGTCGGGCAGTATCGACCCGATGATCGAGCCCGCGGTGCGGCTGGTGGTCAGTGAGACGCGGCGGCTGAACAACCTGGTCGAGAACCTGATGGAGGTCACCCGCTTCGACGCGGGCACCGCACGGCTGGTCCTGGACGACGTCGACGTCGCCGACCAGATCACCCACTGCATCGACGCGCGCGCCTGGCTGGACGCGGTCGACCTGGACGCCGAGCGCGGCATCCACGCCCTGCTCGACCCGCGCCGCCTGGACGTGATCCTCGCCAACCTCATCGGCAACGCGCTCAAGCACGGCGGTTCGCCGGTGCGGGTGTCGGTGTCGGCGGCGGACGACGCGGTCGTCATCTCCGTGCGCGACCACGGGCCCGGTATCCCCGAGGAGGTACTGCCGCACGTCTTCGACCGGTTCTACAAGGCGAGTGCCTCCCGGCCGCGTTCCGAGGGCAGCGGGCTCGGCCTGTCCATCGCGCTGGAGAACGCCCACATCCACGGCGGCGAGATCACCGCCGCCAACTCCCCCGAGGGCGGTGCGGTGTTCACGCTGCGGCTGCCCAGGGGCGTGCTGGAGGAGCCGGACCAGGACGGCGAGGAGGCCGACGGGACGGTGCGCTCCGTGCCCTCCGGCCGGCCCGCGCAGCCCGGTCCGTCCGCGCAGCCCGTGCAGTCGGTGCAGTCCGGGAAGGACAAGGGGGAAGTGTCGTGA
- the afsQ1 gene encoding two-component system response regulator AfsQ1, with protein sequence MPSLLLIEDDDAIRTALELSLTRQGHRVATAASGEDGLKLLREQRPDLIVLDVMLPGIDGFEVCRRIRRTDQLPIILLTARSDDIDVVVGLESGADDYVVKPIQGRVLDARIRAVLRRGERESSDAATFGSLVIDRAAMTVTKNGEDLQLTPTELRLLLELSRRPGQALSRQQLLRLVWEHDYLGDSRLVDACVQRLRAKVEDVPSSPVLIRTVRGVGYRLDAPQ encoded by the coding sequence GTGCCTTCCCTGTTGCTGATCGAGGACGACGACGCCATCCGTACGGCCCTGGAGCTCTCTCTGACCCGCCAGGGACACCGGGTGGCCACCGCTGCCAGCGGTGAGGACGGTCTGAAGCTGCTGCGCGAGCAGCGGCCGGATCTCATCGTGCTGGACGTGATGCTGCCAGGCATCGACGGTTTCGAGGTGTGCCGGCGCATCCGGCGCACCGACCAACTGCCGATCATCCTGCTCACCGCGCGCAGCGACGACATCGACGTGGTCGTCGGGCTGGAGTCCGGCGCCGACGACTACGTCGTCAAACCCATCCAGGGCCGGGTGCTGGACGCCCGGATCCGGGCCGTGCTGCGGCGCGGCGAACGCGAGTCGAGCGACGCGGCGACCTTCGGCAGCCTCGTCATCGACCGCGCGGCCATGACGGTCACCAAGAACGGCGAGGACCTCCAGCTCACGCCGACCGAACTGCGGCTGCTGCTCGAACTGAGCCGGCGACCGGGTCAGGCCCTGTCCCGGCAGCAGCTGCTGCGGCTGGTGTGGGAGCACGACTACCTCGGTGACTCACGGCTGGTGGACGCCTGTGTCCAGCGGCTGCGGGCCAAGGTGGAGGACGTGCCGTCCTCCCCGGTCCTCATCCGAACCGTGCGCGGCGTCGGCTACCGCCTGGACGCCCCTCAGTGA
- a CDS encoding SigE family RNA polymerase sigma factor: MNTLHGMSTNAVAVVTRLHDVHRGSEKSGAATGRGCGRGTGRQHTTFMTVVDAGEQAAHGGAAYGEAPGERRSLTEAEFTAYVQERRASLYATAYHLTGDRFEAEDLLQSALFSTYRAWERISDKAAVGGYLRRTMTNLHISAWRRRKLNEYPTEELPETPGDTDAMRGTELRAVLWQALARLPELQRTMLVLRYYEGRTDPEIAEILDISVGTVKSSIWRSLRRLREDEVLSFGRDEEDAFGELVA, translated from the coding sequence ATGAACACGCTGCACGGTATGAGCACCAACGCAGTCGCGGTCGTCACGCGTCTGCACGACGTACACCGGGGTTCAGAGAAGTCCGGTGCTGCGACCGGGCGGGGGTGCGGTCGTGGCACCGGGCGTCAGCACACCACCTTCATGACGGTGGTCGACGCGGGGGAACAGGCGGCTCACGGGGGAGCCGCGTACGGGGAGGCTCCGGGGGAGCGCCGCTCCCTGACGGAGGCGGAGTTCACCGCCTACGTCCAGGAGCGCCGCGCCTCCCTGTACGCAACCGCCTACCACCTCACCGGGGACCGCTTCGAGGCGGAGGACCTGCTCCAGAGCGCGCTGTTCTCGACCTACCGGGCGTGGGAGCGGATCAGCGACAAGGCCGCGGTCGGCGGATATCTCCGCCGGACGATGACCAACCTGCACATCAGCGCGTGGCGCCGCCGCAAGCTGAACGAGTACCCGACCGAGGAACTGCCGGAGACGCCCGGCGACACGGACGCGATGCGCGGCACGGAACTGCGCGCGGTCCTGTGGCAGGCGCTCGCCCGGCTTCCCGAACTCCAGCGGACGATGCTGGTCCTGCGCTACTACGAGGGCCGCACCGACCCGGAGATCGCGGAGATCCTCGACATCAGTGTCGGCACGGTGAAGTCCAGCATCTGGCGGTCGCTCCGCCGGCTGCGCGAGGACGAGGTCCTCAGCTTCGGCCGTGACGAGGAGGACGCCTTCGGGGAGCTTGTCGCCTGA
- a CDS encoding uridine kinase: MTRASKPTRGVVDGPGHAAHWCPVTPPPIPTRVVLLCGPSGSGKSLLAARSGLPVLRLDDFYKQGDDPSLPLVAGSSDIDWDDPASWDADAAVASIVELCGTGRTKVPVYDISRSARTGEDAVDIGRTPLFIAEGIFAAEIVERCRESGVLADALCLSRGPVKTFRRRFLRDLKEGRKSVPFLLRRGWRLMRSERSIVARQSALGAYACDRDEAMGRLAAAAAGRHPAAKNTAPVH, encoded by the coding sequence GTGACGCGCGCATCAAAGCCGACCCGCGGGGTCGTTGACGGCCCGGGGCATGCCGCACACTGGTGTCCCGTGACCCCTCCGCCCATACCCACGCGAGTCGTGCTGCTCTGCGGCCCTTCCGGCTCCGGCAAGTCCCTGCTCGCGGCCCGCTCCGGCCTTCCGGTCCTGCGGCTCGACGACTTCTACAAGCAGGGCGACGACCCGTCGCTGCCGCTGGTCGCCGGGAGCTCCGACATCGACTGGGACGACCCCGCCTCCTGGGACGCGGACGCGGCCGTCGCCTCGATCGTGGAACTGTGCGGCACGGGCCGGACGAAGGTCCCCGTGTACGACATCTCGCGCAGCGCCCGCACCGGCGAGGACGCGGTCGACATCGGACGGACCCCGCTGTTCATCGCGGAGGGCATCTTCGCCGCCGAGATCGTGGAGCGCTGCCGGGAGTCGGGCGTCCTGGCCGACGCCCTGTGCCTGAGCCGCGGTCCGGTGAAGACCTTCCGCCGCCGCTTCCTGCGCGACCTGAAGGAGGGCCGCAAGTCGGTGCCCTTCCTGCTGCGCCGCGGCTGGCGCCTGATGCGCTCCGAACGCTCCATCGTCGCCCGTCAGTCGGCGCTCGGCGCGTACGCCTGCGACCGTGACGAGGCGATGGGCCGCCTCGCGGCCGCGGCGGCGGGCCGTCACCCGGCGGCGAAGAACACCGCACCCGTCCACTGA